Proteins encoded together in one uncultured Fibrobacter sp. window:
- the miaA gene encoding tRNA (adenosine(37)-N6)-dimethylallyltransferase MiaA — MPILFALAGATGIGKSELSLRLAEHYGAEIIGVDSRQVYRGFTIGTAQPSASDMARVRHHLVDFLEPERKYSVGEFCRDVKSILQGNPERNYILVGGTGLYMQTLMLGLPQIPAVPESAREELEKIAQAEGADSLYKMALDADPELAQSVEPNNVQRLIRILEVYRATGRKLSDWQKEREGGIGKLPVIWLQRERDVLYKRIDFRVDKMIKDGWVEEVRELSKTVPLDAPAWQSLGYRELLAAQTDAEMAQVIEEVKKKTRNYAKRQLTWFRGQMDCVPVDMESDPFKIVLDNVV, encoded by the coding sequence ATGCCTATTCTCTTTGCCTTGGCCGGAGCGACCGGAATCGGAAAATCGGAATTGTCCTTGCGGCTTGCCGAACATTATGGTGCCGAAATCATCGGCGTGGATTCCCGGCAGGTGTACCGCGGGTTTACCATAGGCACGGCGCAGCCGTCGGCTAGCGACATGGCCAGGGTGCGCCACCATCTTGTCGATTTTTTGGAACCGGAGCGCAAGTATTCGGTGGGCGAGTTCTGCCGCGACGTGAAGAGCATCTTGCAAGGGAACCCGGAACGCAACTATATATTGGTGGGCGGGACCGGGCTGTACATGCAGACATTGATGCTCGGGCTCCCGCAAATCCCTGCTGTGCCGGAAAGCGCCCGCGAGGAACTGGAAAAAATTGCGCAAGCCGAAGGTGCAGATAGTTTGTACAAGATGGCACTGGATGCAGACCCGGAACTGGCCCAGAGCGTAGAGCCGAACAACGTGCAGCGCCTCATTCGCATATTGGAAGTGTACAGGGCCACAGGCCGCAAGCTCTCGGACTGGCAAAAGGAACGCGAAGGCGGGATCGGGAAACTTCCCGTGATCTGGCTTCAGCGTGAACGTGATGTTTTGTACAAACGAATTGATTTCCGTGTAGACAAGATGATAAAGGACGGCTGGGTCGAAGAAGTGCGTGAACTTTCGAAGACGGTGCCGCTCGATGCTCCCGCATGGCAGAGTTTAGGTTATCGGGAATTGCTGGCAGCGCAGACGGATGCTGAGATGGCGCAGGTCATAGAAGAAGTCAAGAAGAAGACGCGCAATTACGCCAAGCGCCAGCTCACGTGGTTCCGCGGCCAGATGGATTGCGTGCCGGTGGATATGGAAAG
- a CDS encoding divergent polysaccharide deacetylase family protein — protein MSKIKHIVALFIVCGIIAAIVYFLPKTDFGKQWLPKSIVSEETSPEASAQDTLPFVDGLKSELQVLSTRFNKKKNLDIWTLGKGSTIIVYLLQAQRFIQARGGNVLYMEELHDNPNVFQAARLKVLKPEGDTLDLELQVSENVFRSNASVLAVSFQVTELTPEQIVALNKLEYPFTLLVTPFNMPEGFVTDVKHVKHKDVFLWLYMESNKLNKRHNKYRPIRIHHTEEQIGEIINEAKTAFPDAMGVATRFGEQAVEHRQLLQATFKPLEANKLAFVDLSLNKMTKVPETCKDFKIKCSSTAPYNPDNSTLGDYVKHKLKDARKNGIASMVIPLNDEGLDMAATLQKKAEAQGTSIVNLSTFISY, from the coding sequence ATGAGCAAGATAAAACATATCGTCGCCCTATTTATTGTCTGCGGAATAATTGCGGCCATAGTGTATTTCCTGCCCAAGACAGATTTCGGCAAGCAGTGGCTCCCGAAAAGCATCGTCTCCGAAGAGACCTCCCCCGAAGCCAGCGCACAGGATACCCTCCCCTTTGTCGACGGGCTCAAGAGCGAACTCCAGGTGCTGAGCACGCGCTTCAACAAGAAAAAGAACCTCGACATCTGGACTCTCGGCAAGGGCAGCACCATCATCGTCTACCTGTTGCAGGCGCAGCGGTTCATCCAGGCCCGTGGCGGGAATGTATTATATATGGAGGAACTGCACGACAACCCGAACGTCTTCCAGGCGGCAAGGCTCAAAGTTCTCAAGCCCGAAGGCGACACGCTCGACCTGGAGCTGCAAGTTTCCGAAAACGTGTTCCGCTCCAACGCCTCCGTGTTGGCCGTCTCGTTCCAGGTCACGGAACTGACCCCGGAGCAAATTGTCGCCCTGAACAAGCTGGAATACCCGTTCACGCTGCTCGTGACCCCGTTCAACATGCCCGAAGGATTCGTCACCGATGTCAAGCACGTGAAGCACAAAGACGTATTCCTGTGGCTCTACATGGAATCGAACAAACTGAACAAGAGGCACAACAAGTACCGCCCGATAAGAATTCACCATACCGAGGAGCAAATCGGCGAAATCATCAACGAGGCAAAGACCGCCTTCCCCGATGCCATGGGAGTGGCCACGCGGTTCGGCGAACAGGCCGTGGAGCACAGGCAACTGCTGCAGGCGACATTCAAACCTCTCGAGGCAAACAAGCTCGCCTTTGTCGACCTTTCCCTCAACAAGATGACCAAAGTCCCGGAAACGTGCAAGGATTTCAAGATCAAGTGCAGCAGCACCGCCCCCTACAACCCCGACAACAGCACCCTCGGCGACTACGTGAAGCATAAACTCAAGGACGCCCGCAAGAACGGGATAGCCTCCATGGTCATCCCCCTGAACGACGAAGGGCTCGACATGGCCGCCACCTTGCAGAAAAAAGCCGAGGCCCAGGGCACATCCATCGTGAATTTATCTACTTTTATTTCGTATTAG